CGATTTGAGGCTTTTGAAAATCCATTTGACTGCATGTCGGTCTTTTGGTGTGTTAGGGCTCTCACTCATAGGTTTTGAAAAATGACAAAGAAGGGGTAGATCTNNNNNNNNNNNNNNNNNNNNNNNNNNNNNNNNNNNNNNNNNNNNNNNNNNNNNNNNNNNNNNNNNNNNNNNNNCCTttttgggggggggggggggctaCATATTGCTCTCGCTTGACCATGAGCCTTTACTGTTGACGCGCGTACGCTCTATCAAGCTCCTGCTGGGGTAGAGATATGGAGGTGAGAGATTCGGGGGAGACTCATACAGATTGTAGAGCCTTCAATAAATCCTATTTGATTAAAATCCTAGCTAGCTTGATCCGGCCCATCCATAGAGTCGCAAAGTGTTTTCGAAACAGGCTTCGGTGACTTGTGAGAGCGGCACGTGTCTAATGCCTGCAATGATCTCGGCAACTTGGATGATATGACAAGGTTCTTGTCTGCTTTTAACGGTCAATCCACTTTCGAACTTCTTTTCCGACTTCCCTTCAAAATGAGTTTTTATGTATTGATATCCAGGGTGTGCTTTCCGTACTTCACAGTAGGGGCAATCGGTTTCTAAAAGAATGCGGTCTAAACGCAAGTGCTGGGCAACTTGCAGGTTATCATCGGTTCGCAAACTGCAACCGTTCAGCCCAATATAGAGACCAAGGTCCTCAATAAAGTCATTTGCGAGTTCGAGGGTATCGTCGAAAGAATGAACCACACCACCCGCCTTCCAGCAGTCCCGATGGGTCTGCAGAACATCATATAGATCCTTTCCAACGTTACGATTGTGTAGAAATAGAGGAAGAGCTGTTTTGGAAGCCAATATGGTTAGTTGTTGAACGAG
The Phaeodactylum tricornutum CCAP 1055/1 PHATR_bd_25x34 genomic scaffold, whole genome shotgun sequence genome window above contains:
- a CDS encoding predicted protein, with protein sequence MCSDAGTKSQSQHRFVDIGANLLEERFTKGTYRGKFRHEPDLEQILERASRVGVRRIILTAGTVEESRSAVVQARAWRDLYPSIDFTCTVGVHPTRCQQVFEDSEASSGDLLQELLEIAEDGIKDGTVVAIGEIGLDYDRLEFCPKDVQHKYLVQQLTILASKTALPLFLHNRNVGKDLYDVLQTHRDCWKAGGVVHSFDDTLELANDFIEDLGLYIGLNGCSLRTDDNLQVAQHLRLDRILLETDCPYCEVRKAHPGYQYIKTHFEGKSEKKFESGLTVKSRQEPCHIIQVAEIIAGIRHVPLSQVTEACFENTLRLYGWAGSS